In one Catenovulum adriaticum genomic region, the following are encoded:
- a CDS encoding monovalent cation:proton antiporter-2 (CPA2) family protein produces MSAFGEILILLVISVTSIALFRRLGLAPILAYLFAGILAGPSVFELFSDTHQISLVGELGIVFLLFSLGLEFSVPRLIAMRNMVFGVGLSQVILTLLVGFTLVFLLGLNWQASLAVSCVIALSSTAIVIKQLTENAKLQTHKGQLSVSVLLFQDLAVVPMLIVLPIIAGASDVGLTTSLLIALLKGFFVFVLMMAAGKWVLPRIFNEIAQARSDELFVLTTILVALLTGAITQLFGLSMALGAFLAGMMLGESQYKHQLEADIRPFKDVLMGLFFISVGMQFDIFVLADIWYWLLLSVLAIIAVKVLIIQAVIRLFGYNKSDAWASGIMLCQVGEFGFVLSALSLEHGLIDSFVASIMMGVGVISMGITPFLINHAEHLSYWINDKNPLTVNPEESLEPSDLTDHVVICGFGRVGQTVSRFLKMESIPFIALDVDPTRVKEARAASEQVRFGDARKLAILSSVNIQTAQLVIIAFDDLPRAITIINLVKQHAPQAKILVRTHADDYLQELIKAGADEVIPETLEGSLMLVSHVLFHSGVPVKRIFGRVRRERKNHYNGLHGFFRGDTSKTDSDEIEYLHAVTLPKNAFAIGYKLNELDLPLRKVEVNSIRRNNQDFNNPEPNIRLKAGDVLVLLGSPHKAERAEKYLLEGR; encoded by the coding sequence TTGAGCGCATTCGGTGAAATTTTAATTTTATTGGTTATCTCTGTTACTTCTATTGCTTTATTTAGACGGCTTGGATTAGCACCTATTTTAGCGTATTTATTTGCAGGGATTTTAGCAGGGCCTTCTGTTTTCGAACTATTTTCAGACACTCACCAAATAAGCTTGGTTGGCGAACTAGGTATTGTATTTTTGCTTTTTTCTCTTGGTTTAGAGTTTTCTGTGCCGCGTTTAATTGCCATGCGTAACATGGTGTTTGGTGTAGGTTTAAGTCAAGTCATACTCACTTTGTTGGTTGGGTTTACTTTAGTCTTTTTGTTGGGGTTAAATTGGCAAGCTTCGCTAGCCGTTAGTTGTGTTATTGCTTTATCATCAACGGCCATTGTAATTAAACAGCTCACTGAAAATGCAAAATTACAAACACATAAAGGGCAGCTTTCGGTTTCTGTTTTATTATTCCAAGATTTGGCAGTTGTGCCAATGTTGATTGTATTGCCGATTATTGCCGGTGCTTCTGATGTCGGTTTAACAACCAGTTTATTAATTGCATTATTAAAAGGTTTTTTTGTTTTTGTTTTGATGATGGCGGCGGGAAAATGGGTATTACCCCGTATCTTTAATGAAATAGCTCAAGCTCGTTCAGACGAATTATTTGTATTAACCACGATTTTAGTTGCCTTACTGACAGGTGCTATCACCCAATTATTTGGTTTATCTATGGCATTGGGGGCATTTCTAGCTGGGATGATGTTAGGTGAAAGCCAATATAAGCACCAACTAGAAGCCGATATTCGACCTTTTAAAGATGTATTGATGGGGTTGTTTTTTATTAGTGTAGGCATGCAATTTGATATTTTTGTATTAGCGGATATTTGGTATTGGTTACTTCTAAGCGTACTGGCGATTATTGCGGTTAAAGTTTTAATTATTCAAGCGGTGATTCGATTATTTGGTTATAACAAAAGTGATGCTTGGGCCAGTGGTATTATGTTATGTCAAGTTGGGGAGTTTGGATTTGTACTGTCAGCTTTATCACTTGAGCATGGCTTAATTGACAGTTTTGTTGCATCAATCATGATGGGCGTTGGTGTGATAAGCATGGGGATAACACCATTTTTAATTAATCATGCAGAGCACCTAAGCTATTGGATTAATGATAAAAATCCTTTAACAGTAAATCCAGAGGAGTCACTAGAGCCAAGTGATTTAACTGATCATGTGGTAATATGTGGTTTTGGCCGAGTAGGGCAAACGGTTAGCCGTTTTTTAAAAATGGAATCGATTCCATTTATTGCATTAGATGTTGACCCAACGCGCGTAAAAGAAGCTCGCGCGGCATCTGAACAAGTTCGTTTTGGTGATGCCCGTAAACTTGCGATTTTAAGTTCTGTTAATATTCAAACTGCACAATTAGTCATTATAGCGTTTGACGACTTACCTAGAGCGATTACAATTATTAATTTGGTTAAACAACATGCCCCACAAGCGAAAATATTAGTTAGAACACATGCTGATGACTATTTGCAAGAGCTGATTAAAGCAGGCGCTGATGAGGTGATCCCTGAAACGTTGGAAGGCAGTTTAATGTTAGTTTCGCATGTTTTGTTTCATTCTGGGGTGCCGGTAAAGCGGATATTTGGGCGAGTCCGGCGTGAACGGAAAAATCATTACAATGGCTTACATGGATTTTTCCGTGGTGATACGTCAAAAACAGACAGTGATGAAATTGAGTATTTGCACGCTGTGACCTTGCCGAAAAATGCATTTGCGATTGGTTATAAATTAAATGAACTCGATTTGCCGTTGCGCAAAGTGGAAGTAAATAGCATTCGTCGCAATAACCAAGATTTCAACAATCCAGAGCCGAATATTCGCTTAAAAGCGGGTGATGTCTTGGTACTACTGGGGAGCCCGCACAAGGCTGAACGTGCTGAAAAATATTTATTAGAAGGTCGGTAA
- a CDS encoding GGDEF domain-containing protein, whose translation MDNFQRYLKPDSGFLNPIKTQILAGLSEALVPDISHLSEQLHASLDIKRVLQTFTTEAASFVHLSGIRFQCESICVETEGFIEGIYEHITELSTENKTVGYITYSAYREIGPNQAKILHHMQTKLAQPVFNAVQFNLLQQQALKDYLTGLGNRASFDEQIEIAIQRCHRSHAGISLLLLDLDNFKFANDTFGHAEGDKVLQAFADIITHSVRRTDIAFRFGGDEFAVILDTDNPDIAIQVKQRVQNMVARSLIMSNTSVSCSIGFAHWQQTDTSKQLFMRADQALYQNKSNYKKQLRRA comes from the coding sequence GTGGATAATTTCCAGCGATATCTCAAACCAGATTCAGGATTCTTAAATCCGATTAAAACCCAAATCCTAGCTGGCTTAAGCGAAGCTTTAGTCCCAGATATTTCACATTTATCTGAGCAATTACATGCCTCGTTAGACATTAAAAGAGTACTGCAAACTTTTACCACAGAAGCGGCAAGTTTTGTTCACCTAAGCGGCATACGCTTTCAGTGCGAATCAATTTGTGTTGAAACCGAAGGCTTTATTGAAGGCATTTACGAACACATCACAGAGCTAAGCACTGAAAACAAAACCGTAGGTTACATTACCTACTCAGCATACCGTGAAATTGGGCCTAACCAAGCTAAAATACTACATCATATGCAAACAAAGCTGGCTCAACCTGTTTTTAATGCCGTGCAATTCAATCTATTACAACAACAAGCATTAAAAGATTATTTAACGGGTTTAGGTAATAGAGCAAGTTTTGATGAACAAATAGAAATTGCAATACAGCGCTGCCATCGCAGTCATGCAGGCATTTCACTCTTATTACTAGATTTAGATAATTTTAAATTCGCTAATGATACTTTTGGTCACGCAGAAGGCGATAAAGTACTACAAGCCTTTGCCGACATAATTACCCATAGTGTAAGACGAACCGACATTGCGTTTAGGTTTGGCGGAGATGAATTTGCCGTCATCTTAGATACTGATAACCCAGATATTGCAATTCAAGTTAAACAAAGAGTTCAAAATATGGTCGCTCGCTCATTAATAATGAGCAATACTTCAGTGAGCTGTTCAATCGGCTTTGCGCATTGGCAGCAAACGGATACCAGCAAACAATTGTTTATGCGCGCCGATCAAGCGCTATACCAAAATAAATCAAATTATAAAAAACAATTAAGACGAGCCTAA
- a CDS encoding RDD family protein: protein MSASPSESQQQALPRAGFFRRLGAWVYDALIVIAILLLATLIALLCLNALIAMALITLPTNTDPSEFLRNSFIFQSYLAFCLYSFFSWFWRRGGQTAGMKTWRLKVQSLNGQRLTHTQCIIRLVTCLLGAGNILIFWPGCKKRSLQDICSKTEMITLSKEQNKHVNWKGYM, encoded by the coding sequence ATGTCGGCTTCTCCTTCTGAATCACAGCAACAAGCTTTGCCACGCGCTGGCTTTTTTCGTCGTTTAGGCGCCTGGGTATATGACGCATTAATTGTTATTGCCATTTTGCTATTAGCAACATTAATTGCGCTGCTTTGTTTAAATGCGCTGATCGCGATGGCGTTAATAACCCTCCCAACAAATACAGATCCCTCTGAATTTTTACGAAATAGTTTTATTTTTCAAAGCTATCTAGCTTTTTGTTTATACAGCTTTTTTTCTTGGTTTTGGCGCCGTGGTGGACAAACCGCGGGCATGAAAACTTGGCGCTTAAAGGTTCAAAGCTTAAATGGCCAACGCTTAACACATACCCAATGTATTATTCGGTTAGTCACCTGCTTGCTAGGTGCTGGCAATATATTAATTTTTTGGCCAGGCTGCAAAAAGCGAAGTTTGCAAGATATTTGCTCAAAGACAGAAATGATCACGCTCTCGAAAGAACAAAACAAACACGTCAACTGGAAAGGTTATATGTAG
- a CDS encoding tetratricopeptide repeat protein → MVKLLFVFALLILTLIKQPLHAETLKVVQIYGQEELLSWIKHNTHLDRVVEDRCQLVQDIEARAKVVKVPAYQFLWGDMLAWGVCVDKNAELGLYYIKQAAHQGLPEGLEQLGRYYAKGILVQQDNKRAIAYLREASAMGSIKARIEFAEFLNEGMGSPLDFEDAYHWLHNSVIADKKQHQRAKTALNKLETKMPTRVVNRAKRALD, encoded by the coding sequence ATGGTTAAATTACTTTTTGTTTTCGCATTACTAATACTCACTTTAATAAAACAGCCGCTTCACGCTGAAACCCTTAAAGTGGTGCAAATTTATGGACAAGAAGAACTGCTTTCTTGGATCAAGCACAATACCCACCTTGATCGAGTAGTGGAAGATAGATGTCAGCTTGTTCAAGATATAGAAGCAAGAGCAAAAGTGGTAAAAGTACCCGCTTATCAATTTTTATGGGGCGATATGCTTGCTTGGGGTGTATGTGTTGATAAAAATGCTGAGCTTGGCTTATATTATATTAAACAGGCTGCACACCAAGGCTTGCCAGAAGGGTTAGAGCAACTTGGCCGATATTACGCCAAAGGTATTTTAGTTCAACAAGATAACAAGCGCGCGATTGCATATTTGCGCGAAGCTTCTGCAATGGGCAGCATAAAAGCCAGAATCGAATTTGCAGAATTTTTAAATGAAGGCATGGGCAGTCCACTTGATTTTGAAGACGCTTATCACTGGCTCCACAACAGCGTGATTGCTGATAAAAAACAACATCAAAGAGCCAAAACTGCATTAAATAAACTCGAAACAAAAATGCCGACTCGTGTGGTTAATCGAGCAAAACGAGCTTTAGATTAG
- a CDS encoding paraquat-inducible protein A, whose amino-acid sequence MLKKHLGFLFNLIAICLFVPGIILPMISLSMEMTATLSQSALSSTLLDKELSILATVNELWQDNRFLVAVLIFVFSICVPILKTSLLCCAYFIKDLQLEARILSWLNTIGKWSMADVFVVAVFLAVLSTNHSETSTPQSFSLFGFNMDLLISSQTLSNAGIGFYCFVGYCLLSLLGTQLCQSSLKHRKANSENLVACSG is encoded by the coding sequence ATGCTCAAAAAACATCTCGGCTTTTTATTTAATTTAATTGCCATTTGCTTATTTGTACCTGGTATTATTTTACCTATGATTTCGCTCAGTATGGAAATGACGGCTACATTATCTCAATCAGCTTTGTCTTCTACTTTACTTGATAAAGAGCTTTCTATTTTAGCGACCGTCAATGAACTATGGCAAGATAACCGGTTTTTAGTTGCTGTTTTAATTTTTGTTTTCTCAATTTGTGTGCCTATTTTAAAAACCAGTTTGCTTTGCTGCGCATACTTTATAAAAGATTTACAGTTAGAGGCTCGCATTCTCAGCTGGCTTAATACTATAGGTAAATGGTCTATGGCGGATGTTTTTGTCGTAGCTGTTTTTTTAGCCGTCTTATCGACCAACCACTCAGAAACGTCAACCCCGCAAAGTTTTTCACTTTTTGGTTTTAACATGGATTTACTTATCAGTAGCCAAACTCTTTCTAACGCGGGTATTGGTTTTTATTGCTTTGTAGGGTATTGCCTATTGTCTTTACTCGGTACTCAGCTTTGTCAAAGCAGTTTAAAGCACCGTAAAGCAAATAGTGAAAATCTGGTCGCATGTTCAGGTTAA
- the bfr gene encoding bacterioferritin, with translation MKGDKQVIEYLNKVLTAELTSINQYFLHARMFKNWGLEKLNQVDYKKSIKDMKQADDLIERILLLEGLPNLQRLGSLRIGEDTPEMLNCDLAFQLEQLPLLKEAIVCCEQHQDFVSRELLEDILEYEEDHVDWLETQQYQINALGLEKYLQAQL, from the coding sequence ATGAAAGGCGATAAGCAAGTTATTGAATACCTTAATAAAGTTCTTACTGCAGAGCTTACCTCTATCAATCAATATTTTTTACATGCTCGAATGTTCAAAAATTGGGGATTAGAAAAATTAAACCAAGTTGACTATAAAAAGTCGATTAAAGATATGAAACAAGCAGATGATCTTATTGAGCGAATTTTATTATTAGAAGGTTTACCCAATTTACAACGTTTGGGATCGCTTCGAATTGGTGAAGATACACCTGAAATGCTTAACTGCGATTTAGCATTTCAGTTGGAACAACTACCACTACTAAAAGAAGCAATTGTTTGCTGCGAACAGCATCAAGACTTCGTGAGCCGTGAACTACTTGAAGACATTTTAGAATATGAAGAAGACCACGTAGATTGGCTAGAAACGCAGCAATATCAAATTAACGCTTTAGGGTTAGAAAAATACCTACAAGCACAGTTATAA
- the bfr gene encoding bacterioferritin, producing the protein MQGPKIIIDALNKLLANELAAMDQYFIHSEMYADWGLEKLYERISHEFDDEKSHAKALIARILFLEGTPDMTTRDGIVVGTDVPSMLESDLRVEYSVARLLKETISLCEKEQDYVTRDMLVTLLDDTEVDHAYWLEQQLRLIKMLGLPNYLQSQM; encoded by the coding sequence ATGCAAGGCCCAAAAATCATAATTGATGCACTAAATAAGCTGCTAGCTAATGAGCTTGCAGCTATGGATCAATACTTTATCCACTCTGAAATGTACGCAGATTGGGGATTAGAAAAACTGTATGAACGTATCAGCCACGAGTTTGATGATGAAAAATCTCATGCGAAAGCATTGATCGCACGCATTTTATTTTTAGAAGGCACACCTGATATGACAACCCGAGATGGTATTGTTGTAGGTACAGATGTCCCTTCAATGTTAGAAAGTGATTTACGAGTGGAATATAGCGTTGCTCGCTTACTCAAAGAAACCATTAGTCTTTGTGAAAAAGAGCAAGATTATGTAACCCGAGATATGTTAGTCACCTTATTAGATGATACTGAGGTTGATCACGCATACTGGTTAGAACAGCAGTTACGCTTAATTAAAATGCTTGGTTTACCTAACTATTTGCAGTCTCAAATGTAA
- a CDS encoding CBS domain-containing protein, with protein MKTLALHAIDQIDHLVQPEEFQEITLSSSALDIFTDFKKHRPLMIDNQTLAIDAEREMLRSHVKMKLVVDNQKELVGLISYEDIVSQNVVKLVANGFQRDELTVDDLMTPRDSIKALNYSDVEHASIANLVDTLKQNGVQHCLVVDPARHHIRGLISASDIARKLKLSISVVKAPSFADIFRAIKSDF; from the coding sequence ATGAAAACACTTGCCTTACATGCCATCGATCAAATTGATCATTTAGTTCAACCTGAAGAATTTCAGGAAATTACGTTAAGTTCATCAGCATTAGATATTTTTACCGATTTTAAAAAGCACCGGCCATTAATGATTGATAATCAAACGTTGGCAATAGATGCAGAGCGTGAGATGTTGCGTTCGCACGTTAAAATGAAATTAGTAGTAGATAATCAAAAAGAGTTGGTTGGTTTAATTAGCTATGAAGATATTGTTTCGCAGAATGTTGTAAAACTGGTCGCAAATGGCTTTCAACGTGATGAATTAACTGTAGATGATTTAATGACGCCAAGAGATTCAATTAAAGCGCTCAACTATAGTGATGTAGAACACGCCAGTATTGCTAATTTAGTGGATACTTTAAAGCAAAATGGGGTTCAGCATTGCTTAGTGGTTGATCCGGCTCGTCATCATATTAGAGGATTAATTTCAGCCAGCGATATTGCACGTAAGCTCAAATTGTCTATTTCTGTGGTAAAAGCGCCATCTTTTGCGGATATATTTCGGGCGATTAAAAGTGATTTTTAA
- the mazG gene encoding nucleoside triphosphate pyrophosphohydrolase: MSQAHKIQQLIGIMKQLRDPQTGCPWDLKQNFQSIIPHTLEEAYEVADAIEQNDFNELKLELGDLLFQIIFYCQLAQEQGEFEFNDVVEGISEKLIRRHPHVFSNAALLTEDAIKENWEAEKAKERAAKTAENEQSIFDNVPNALPALIRAKKLQKRCVNVGFDWPNVSGAIDKVKEEIEELEDELNAQEVNEDKVAEELGDLMFALVNVNRHLKLDPESTLRAANAKFESRFRGVEELARSQGETLSNLSLEQMEVLWQRVKKQSRD; this comes from the coding sequence ATGTCACAAGCTCATAAAATTCAGCAACTAATCGGTATTATGAAACAGCTTAGAGATCCTCAAACAGGTTGTCCTTGGGATCTTAAGCAAAACTTTCAAAGTATCATTCCTCATACTTTAGAAGAAGCTTATGAAGTAGCTGATGCGATTGAACAGAATGATTTTAATGAACTTAAATTAGAATTGGGTGATTTGTTATTTCAAATTATTTTTTATTGCCAGTTAGCGCAAGAACAAGGTGAATTTGAATTTAATGATGTAGTTGAAGGTATAAGCGAGAAACTGATTAGACGACATCCCCATGTTTTTTCAAATGCAGCGCTGCTAACCGAAGATGCAATTAAAGAAAATTGGGAAGCTGAAAAAGCGAAAGAGCGCGCAGCAAAAACAGCCGAAAATGAACAAAGTATTTTTGATAACGTGCCTAATGCCTTGCCAGCACTTATTAGAGCTAAGAAATTACAAAAGCGGTGTGTTAATGTCGGTTTTGATTGGCCTAATGTTTCGGGCGCAATTGATAAAGTAAAAGAAGAAATTGAAGAATTAGAAGATGAACTTAATGCTCAAGAGGTTAATGAAGATAAGGTAGCAGAAGAATTAGGTGATTTGATGTTTGCGTTGGTTAATGTTAACCGCCACTTGAAACTCGATCCTGAGAGTACATTAAGAGCTGCTAATGCTAAATTTGAGTCTCGTTTTAGAGGGGTTGAAGAATTAGCGCGTTCGCAAGGAGAAACCTTATCTAATCTGTCTCTAGAACAAATGGAAGTGCTGTGGCAACGGGTTAAAAAACAAAGTCGCGATTAA